A genomic segment from Pediococcus acidilactici encodes:
- a CDS encoding ArgE/DapE family deacylase, with product MDIELKRPVFTESDCIKILGDLIAINSTNDHEITVAKYLQKLLKQNGIDAKVLRYNDTRADLLAEIGSGSPVLGISGHMDVVDPGEVSEWTSDPFKLTERGGRLYGRGAADMKSGLAALVIALIEIKQNHLLKRGTIRLMATFGEEVGEEGSQKIAEMGLMDDVDALVIGEPSGYDPAFSHKGSLDIRLTSKGKSAHSSMPEDGQNAIDPLIEILHTANHHFRDTVVENELLGPLTFHTTIFKGGNQVNSIPAAAEAEINARTIPEFTNQRVIDDLQKMVNKQNEVGAQVKLEAYMTQDAVKTTGKNRLMELIQQVGGEFCGAPIKPGAIPAVTDASNLLRDKDESFPFAIWGPTGDGVHQVDEYVEKEMYLNFIKMYIAVFSQYLTSADES from the coding sequence ATGGACATTGAATTAAAACGACCAGTGTTTACGGAGTCGGATTGTATAAAAATTTTAGGCGATTTAATTGCGATTAATTCCACCAATGACCATGAAATCACGGTGGCAAAGTACCTACAAAAACTACTGAAGCAAAACGGGATTGATGCAAAGGTCCTTCGCTATAATGATACCCGAGCAGATTTGTTGGCAGAAATTGGTTCGGGAAGTCCGGTTCTTGGAATTTCAGGACATATGGACGTGGTTGACCCGGGAGAAGTTTCCGAATGGACTAGCGACCCCTTTAAGTTAACGGAACGCGGTGGTCGCTTGTACGGTCGTGGTGCGGCAGATATGAAATCAGGTTTGGCAGCTTTAGTAATTGCTTTAATTGAAATTAAGCAAAATCACCTGTTAAAAAGGGGAACCATCCGGTTGATGGCCACCTTTGGCGAAGAGGTTGGTGAAGAAGGTTCCCAAAAAATTGCTGAAATGGGGCTAATGGACGACGTTGATGCGCTGGTAATTGGCGAACCGAGTGGCTATGATCCCGCGTTTTCACATAAGGGTTCTCTGGACATTAGGTTAACTTCTAAAGGAAAATCCGCACATAGCTCAATGCCAGAGGATGGTCAAAACGCAATTGACCCGCTGATTGAGATTTTGCATACGGCCAACCACCATTTTCGCGATACTGTGGTCGAAAATGAATTACTCGGACCGTTGACCTTTCACACCACCATCTTCAAGGGCGGGAACCAAGTTAATTCAATTCCAGCGGCGGCCGAAGCTGAAATTAACGCGCGGACAATTCCAGAATTTACTAACCAACGGGTGATCGACGACCTCCAGAAAATGGTCAACAAGCAAAATGAAGTGGGAGCACAAGTAAAATTGGAAGCTTACATGACCCAGGATGCAGTGAAAACAACCGGGAAGAATCGGTTAATGGAACTGATTCAACAAGTGGGTGGTGAATTCTGCGGCGCACCAATTAAGCCGGGAGCAATTCCGGCGGTAACCGACGCGTCTAACCTGCTTCGGGATAAAGACGAAAGTTTTCCCTTTGCGATTTGGGGACCGACCGGTGACGGAGTTCATCAAGTAGATGAGTATGTTGAAAAAGAAATGTACTTGAATTTCATTAAGATGTATATTGCGGTATTTTCACAGTATCTCACATCGGCAGACGAAAGTTAG
- a CDS encoding catalase: MSEKLTTEAGQPWANNQHTQTAGSRGPVLMQDYDLLEKLAHFDRERIPERVVHAKGAGAKGYFELENDMSPYTKADLFNGVGKRTPLIVRFSQVAGEKGYPDTVRDVRGFAVKFYTQEGNYDIVGNNTPVFFVNDPLKFPDFIHSQKRDPQTNRRTQDMQWDFWAHSPESLHQVTYLMGDRGLPASYRTMNGYGSHTFKWVNQKGEVFWVKYHFISDQGVKNMTNEAAAEATVKDTDYLQDDLYDAIAQGDNPSWTLYVQILPYEAGLHYKWDIFDVTKVVSHKDYPLIKVGKMVLNENPANNFTDVEEAAMSPANLVPGIEASPDKLLQGRLFSYKDTQRYRLGVNFEDLPINRPVVPVHNYERDGAMRATQGPEVNYEPNSFDGPTEDQKAAIEPFKVEGEAKAQPYEYQIDYTTQAGDLYRLMSAAEKDRLIDTIKGALGQVKSDEIKRLEIKQFYGADHDYGERVAKALGMDINKIVGENER; this comes from the coding sequence ATGTCAGAAAAATTAACAACGGAGGCTGGACAACCGTGGGCTAATAACCAACATACGCAAACTGCTGGGAGTCGGGGTCCAGTATTGATGCAAGACTACGACTTACTAGAAAAATTAGCCCATTTTGATCGAGAACGGATCCCTGAACGGGTCGTGCATGCTAAAGGAGCGGGTGCAAAGGGATATTTTGAGTTAGAAAACGACATGAGCCCCTATACTAAGGCTGACCTCTTCAACGGGGTTGGCAAGCGAACTCCTCTGATTGTGCGTTTTTCCCAAGTTGCGGGAGAAAAAGGCTATCCAGACACGGTCCGCGATGTACGTGGGTTTGCGGTAAAATTTTATACTCAGGAAGGTAATTACGATATTGTCGGGAATAATACGCCCGTCTTCTTTGTAAACGACCCCCTCAAGTTTCCCGATTTTATTCATTCTCAAAAGCGGGATCCCCAAACTAACCGCCGCACTCAGGATATGCAGTGGGATTTTTGGGCTCACTCACCAGAGTCATTGCATCAAGTTACTTATTTAATGGGTGACCGAGGTTTACCGGCGTCTTATCGGACGATGAACGGATATGGCTCCCATACTTTTAAATGGGTTAACCAAAAAGGTGAAGTGTTCTGGGTAAAATACCACTTCATTTCCGACCAAGGCGTTAAAAACATGACGAACGAGGCTGCAGCCGAGGCCACTGTTAAAGACACTGACTATCTACAAGATGACTTATATGATGCCATTGCGCAGGGCGATAACCCTTCATGGACGCTCTACGTCCAAATTTTACCTTATGAAGCGGGACTCCATTACAAATGGGATATTTTTGACGTGACTAAGGTGGTTTCCCATAAGGATTATCCGTTAATTAAGGTTGGAAAGATGGTGCTAAATGAAAACCCAGCTAATAACTTTACGGACGTGGAAGAAGCGGCCATGTCCCCCGCTAACTTAGTTCCTGGCATTGAAGCTTCCCCAGATAAGTTGTTACAAGGCCGTCTATTCTCGTATAAGGACACGCAAAGATACCGCCTGGGCGTAAATTTTGAAGATTTACCAATCAACCGACCGGTGGTGCCCGTGCATAATTATGAACGGGATGGTGCAATGAGGGCTACACAAGGACCAGAAGTAAATTATGAACCTAACTCCTTTGATGGGCCTACTGAAGATCAGAAGGCTGCTATTGAACCTTTCAAAGTGGAAGGGGAGGCCAAAGCTCAGCCTTACGAATATCAGATTGACTATACGACTCAGGCTGGCGATTTATATCGTTTAATGTCCGCAGCTGAAAAAGACCGGTTGATCGATACGATTAAGGGCGCCTTAGGTCAGGTTAAATCAGATGAAATTAAACGGCTAGAAATCAAGCAGTTTTATGGTGCTGACCATGATTATGGGGAACGAGTTGCAAAAGCTTTAGGCATGGATATCAATAAAATTGTTGGTGAAAATGAACGTTGA
- a CDS encoding ABC transporter — MKLELRQWRRKQRLVLMLLIAALMGLVAPLTAYYSNQLVQKFGEGNVASIQLPAPTWDSLLASYFQSTEQVVLFIMAYLVADACTLGKNPARQFFYLSRAKKASTIYFPKIAAGLLCALLSSVMGAGMALYVDWVCFSGTIHFELVLPSLMLEIMGILGSVILASTVAIYLSAPFLAAGLIEITVLVSSLVSQLRGFAKWSPTIFLNPVKWLSQPVYWADLWRPLLIWGILVGGGLFLIAVKPLQHRQAMHSVEEGEG, encoded by the coding sequence ATGAAGTTGGAACTACGACAATGGAGGCGTAAACAACGCTTGGTTTTGATGCTCCTTATTGCAGCGTTGATGGGGCTAGTAGCTCCCTTAACGGCGTATTACAGTAACCAACTGGTTCAAAAATTTGGTGAAGGAAATGTGGCCAGCATTCAATTACCAGCACCTACTTGGGATAGTTTGCTGGCTTCTTATTTTCAAAGTACGGAGCAAGTCGTGTTATTTATTATGGCGTATTTAGTTGCGGATGCCTGCACATTAGGAAAAAATCCGGCGCGGCAATTTTTCTACCTCTCCCGAGCGAAAAAAGCGAGCACAATCTACTTTCCTAAAATCGCGGCAGGCTTACTCTGCGCTCTTCTAAGTTCAGTAATGGGAGCTGGCATGGCTCTTTATGTAGATTGGGTTTGCTTCAGTGGCACGATCCACTTTGAACTTGTGTTGCCAAGTTTAATGTTAGAAATAATGGGAATTTTGGGTAGCGTTATTTTAGCAAGCACGGTGGCAATATATTTATCCGCTCCTTTTTTAGCAGCGGGATTAATTGAAATTACGGTGTTGGTCAGCAGCTTGGTTAGTCAGCTTAGGGGATTTGCGAAATGGTCACCTACCATTTTTTTGAACCCTGTGAAATGGCTGTCCCAGCCGGTTTATTGGGCGGATTTGTGGCGCCCCCTTTTAATTTGGGGAATTTTAGTGGGCGGAGGCCTGTTTTTAATTGCGGTTAAACCACTCCAACACCGGCAAGCAATGCACTCAGTTGAGGAAGGGGAAGGATGA
- a CDS encoding ABC transporter ATP-binding protein — protein MSNLVDIRNLTVRFKDFYALKDVSGTITDQPGVVGLIGPNGAGKTTLIRAIFGQEPVERGQILVNQRTKLAYCPDTPEFENYLTAREVLQLSLRLGNQPVDLNQLDEALVQVGLSEHQNRLVGGFSRGMKQRLGIAAANILQPQLLFLDEPTSALDPFGRQAMLRLISKLAHTTTVVISSHLLNDIQQIAERLLVLDHGKMIFSGSLTEFIAHSDDTIEVLVKSATAKARVVTALKQRHITVKEIQQHQIEFSSENFKTGLAVLGTLTDDVVAIKRSNQDLYHAFERKVHQNV, from the coding sequence ATGAGTAATTTGGTGGATATACGTAATCTAACGGTTCGATTCAAAGATTTTTATGCTTTAAAAGACGTAAGTGGAACAATTACCGACCAGCCGGGAGTGGTGGGGTTAATTGGACCTAACGGGGCAGGAAAAACAACCCTTATTCGCGCAATTTTTGGTCAGGAACCCGTTGAACGAGGGCAAATTTTAGTTAATCAACGAACTAAGTTAGCGTATTGCCCCGACACTCCCGAATTTGAAAATTATTTAACTGCTCGGGAAGTCTTACAACTGTCACTTCGTTTAGGAAACCAACCCGTAGATTTAAACCAACTTGATGAGGCCTTAGTCCAAGTAGGGTTAAGCGAACACCAAAACCGGTTGGTGGGAGGATTTTCCCGTGGAATGAAGCAAAGGCTAGGGATTGCGGCAGCAAATATTTTACAGCCACAATTATTATTTTTGGATGAACCAACTAGCGCACTGGATCCGTTTGGACGACAAGCAATGTTGCGATTAATTAGTAAATTGGCACACACTACGACGGTAGTAATTTCTAGTCACTTACTTAACGATATTCAACAAATTGCCGAACGGTTACTGGTGCTTGACCATGGAAAAATGATTTTTTCGGGCTCATTGACAGAGTTCATTGCACATTCGGACGACACAATTGAGGTGCTGGTTAAGTCGGCGACAGCTAAAGCGCGGGTAGTCACGGCCTTGAAGCAACGCCACATAACGGTAAAAGAAATTCAACAACACCAGATCGAATTTTCGAGCGAGAACTTTAAAACGGGATTGGCTGTTTTGGGTACGTTAACGGACGACGTGGTCGCGATTAAACGCAGTAATCAGGACCTTTACCATGCTTTTGAGCGGAAGGTTCACCAAAATGTCTAG
- a CDS encoding adenine phosphoribosyltransferase, producing the protein MALDLHDYIASIPDFPEKGVIFRDISPLMGNGEAFQEATNQIIDFAKEKKVEMVVGPEARGFIVGCPVAYALGVGFAPARKKGKLPTETVKASYGLEYGKSALYLEKTAIKPGQRVLITDDLLATGGTIAATIKLVEQLGGIVVGTAFLIELKDLHGREKIKDYDMLSLMEY; encoded by the coding sequence ATGGCATTGGATTTACATGATTACATCGCAAGTATTCCGGATTTTCCAGAAAAAGGGGTTATTTTCCGGGATATTTCACCTTTAATGGGGAACGGAGAAGCTTTCCAGGAAGCAACTAACCAAATTATTGATTTTGCTAAAGAAAAAAAGGTTGAAATGGTCGTTGGACCTGAAGCGCGCGGTTTTATCGTTGGCTGCCCAGTAGCATACGCACTGGGGGTGGGATTTGCACCCGCTCGGAAGAAGGGAAAGCTGCCAACTGAAACGGTTAAGGCTTCTTATGGTCTTGAATACGGAAAGTCAGCACTTTACTTAGAAAAGACCGCAATTAAACCAGGCCAACGGGTTTTAATTACTGACGACTTGTTAGCGACTGGTGGAACCATCGCCGCAACCATCAAGTTGGTTGAGCAACTTGGTGGCATTGTAGTCGGAACGGCCTTTTTGATTGAGCTAAAAGATCTCCATGGTCGCGAAAAGATAAAAGACTACGATATGCTTAGTTTAATGGAATACTAA